From uncultured Bacteroides sp., a single genomic window includes:
- a CDS encoding histidine-type phosphatase, with translation MKRLKFLIPVFFLLLSAIVQAQTTKEEFLSDVKHAGGIYHSYDYVHTPATPAPKGYKPFYISHYGRHGSRWLTDSRNYTRPYNILSDAHKANKLTTLGESLYERVKIVAKDAEDRYGDLSPLGVLEHRGIAERMFHSFPEVFSTRNGRKCYIYSRSTVVPRCILSMAANNERLKELNPEIVITREATNRNSYLNDKYGAVNKDSIATVCNNFLRKHFNSEHFISTLFTDSVYTKEHIDNPVTFARDIFAMAADLQDMDYLNISMLDVFSKDDIFTLWQESNLHLYGNFTGKGAMESSKSLLRNILDCADNAIKNGNVSADLRFGHDSYITPLITFMDIKGLNGKESDPEKVYQVWSNYKVTSMGANLQLIFYKSDKTGDIIMKLLHCEKEVELPVSTDIAPYYHWKDFKAYYEKKLTE, from the coding sequence ATGAAAAGATTAAAATTTCTTATTCCTGTCTTTTTTTTGTTGCTGTCTGCAATAGTTCAGGCTCAGACAACTAAAGAAGAATTTCTGAGTGATGTAAAGCATGCAGGTGGCATTTATCATTCATATGATTATGTTCATACTCCGGCCACACCAGCGCCTAAAGGATATAAACCATTTTATATCAGCCATTATGGGCGTCATGGTTCCAGATGGCTTACAGATTCCCGGAATTACACCAGACCCTATAATATTCTTAGTGACGCTCATAAAGCAAATAAGTTAACAACTTTGGGTGAAAGTCTTTACGAACGGGTTAAAATAGTGGCTAAGGATGCGGAAGACCGTTATGGTGATCTTTCTCCTCTTGGCGTTCTTGAGCATAGGGGTATTGCAGAGCGTATGTTTCACTCGTTCCCGGAAGTCTTTTCTACCAGGAATGGCCGCAAATGCTACATTTATAGTCGCTCAACCGTGGTTCCGCGATGTATTCTCAGCATGGCAGCCAATAATGAACGGCTTAAAGAGCTGAATCCGGAAATAGTAATAACCAGAGAGGCAACAAACAGAAACAGCTATCTCAATGATAAATATGGAGCTGTAAACAAAGACTCTATAGCTACTGTCTGCAACAATTTTCTGAGAAAGCATTTCAATTCTGAACATTTCATTTCTACTCTTTTTACTGATTCTGTTTATACAAAAGAGCACATCGATAATCCCGTTACTTTTGCACGCGATATCTTTGCGATGGCTGCCGATCTTCAGGATATGGATTATCTGAATATCTCAATGCTCGATGTCTTTTCCAAAGACGACATCTTTACACTTTGGCAAGAATCAAATCTTCATCTTTATGGCAACTTTACCGGCAAAGGCGCCATGGAAAGTTCTAAAAGTTTATTGAGAAATATCCTGGATTGTGCTGATAATGCCATAAAAAATGGTAATGTATCTGCCGATTTACGCTTTGGGCACGACTCTTATATCACTCCTCTAATTACATTTATGGATATAAAAGGACTCAATGGTAAAGAGTCTGATCCGGAAAAAGTTTATCAGGTATGGAGTAATTATAAGGTTACTTCTATGGGTGCAAATTTGCAGCTGATCTTTTATAAGAGTGATAAAACGGGTGATATTATAATGAAATTGCTTCATTGTGAAAAGGAAGTGGAACTTCCGGTCTCAACCGATATAGCTCCATACTATCACTGGAAAGATTTTAAAGCTTATTACGAGAAAAAACTTACTGAATAA
- a CDS encoding TonB-dependent receptor, whose product MNNCFFKVTLIGLLIMTDFGTLHSENDHTLKAQLVSESTKRKSEVSGVIKDTETGAPLSGANIYVRELRKGTSTNDNGEYLLTLPQGTFTFRVSCVGYKTKTEQVVVPSAAKMNFGMESDTKLDEVVVYASKKDQKVTSTDMGVEKLSIGEIRKMPALMGEVDVIKAIQLLPGVQATSEGGSGYSVRGGSADQNLILLDNATVYNASHMFGFFSVFNNDVVNNVELYKGDLPMKYGGRLSSLLDVQLKDDYTGKVRGSGGIGLISSRLMMEGGLGKKTSWMIGGRRSYADLFLKLSSDKSLRESSIYFYDLNAKITHRFSPKDKLSLNAYLGKDNFGSSVGQFDYGNRVASLTWGHAFSENVFSKLSVNATNYHYTLQSKMSDSKVKWQSDITDVTLRWDFDHTVSDLMKLTYGVTSTYHNFNPGLITRPTYPDYKMPLYHALEHGVYISAEHKLMENMTVKYGLRLSAFQNMGSVTSYTYDAGHSVSDSTYYGSGKVYHTYYALEPRVGVVYKLSESSSVKANYARNIQFIQLANSSSSGSPLDLWFPCSPNVKPQKVDMVSTGYFRNFNRNAFETSVEVYYKKMNNVVDFADHAQLLLNSKLEGEIRTGTGQAYGAEFMVRKNTGRLTGFINYTLSRSERTIPEINNGKTYLSPYDKTHCVNLSASYELSKKWNISANWVYSTGNPTTYPTGRFEVNGEYFPIYSGRNEYRRPDYHRLDLSVNYVPKHDSKRLWTGEWNFSLYNAYGHKNPWIITYDQNTPSGVPDAKMTYLFGAVPSITYNFKF is encoded by the coding sequence ATGAATAATTGTTTTTTTAAGGTAACATTAATAGGGCTTTTAATTATGACGGATTTCGGAACATTGCATTCGGAAAATGATCATACTCTTAAAGCACAATTGGTTTCAGAGAGCACAAAACGCAAATCGGAGGTTTCGGGAGTTATTAAGGACACGGAGACGGGTGCGCCGTTATCGGGTGCGAATATTTACGTCAGGGAACTAAGAAAAGGAACGTCGACAAATGATAATGGGGAATATCTTCTAACTCTTCCGCAAGGCACCTTTACTTTCAGAGTATCTTGTGTGGGATACAAAACTAAGACGGAACAGGTGGTGGTTCCATCTGCTGCAAAGATGAACTTTGGCATGGAATCTGACACAAAGCTGGATGAAGTTGTGGTTTATGCCAGTAAGAAGGATCAGAAAGTAACCAGCACTGATATGGGAGTGGAAAAGCTCAGTATCGGGGAAATAAGAAAGATGCCGGCACTGATGGGAGAGGTGGATGTAATAAAGGCCATTCAGCTTTTACCGGGCGTTCAGGCTACATCGGAAGGCGGTTCGGGTTACAGTGTGCGAGGCGGATCGGCGGATCAGAATCTTATTCTTCTGGATAACGCTACGGTGTATAATGCTTCTCATATGTTCGGGTTCTTTTCCGTGTTCAATAATGATGTGGTGAACAATGTGGAGCTTTACAAAGGTGATCTCCCTATGAAATACGGCGGACGGTTATCGTCTCTGCTTGATGTGCAGCTGAAGGATGACTATACCGGAAAGGTGAGAGGTTCCGGTGGCATTGGTCTGATATCAAGCCGGCTGATGATGGAAGGTGGTCTGGGAAAGAAGACATCCTGGATGATTGGGGGAAGAAGAAGCTATGCGGATCTTTTCCTGAAATTATCTTCTGACAAATCGCTCAGAGAAAGTTCTATCTATTTTTATGATCTGAATGCTAAAATTACTCACCGGTTTTCTCCTAAAGACAAGTTGTCACTGAATGCGTATCTTGGTAAGGATAACTTCGGCTCTTCTGTAGGACAGTTTGATTATGGTAACAGGGTGGCTTCTCTTACCTGGGGACATGCTTTCAGCGAGAACGTATTTTCCAAACTGAGTGTGAATGCTACCAATTATCATTATACCTTGCAGTCGAAGATGAGTGATTCGAAAGTGAAGTGGCAATCGGATATCACGGATGTGACATTAAGATGGGATTTTGATCATACTGTTTCCGATTTGATGAAACTGACTTACGGGGTAACAAGCACTTATCATAACTTTAACCCTGGACTAATTACACGCCCCACTTATCCGGATTACAAGATGCCTTTGTATCATGCACTGGAACATGGTGTGTATATTTCCGCCGAGCATAAGCTGATGGAGAATATGACAGTGAAATACGGACTCCGGTTGTCTGCGTTCCAGAATATGGGTAGCGTGACTTCTTATACTTATGATGCCGGGCACAGTGTGAGCGACTCTACTTATTACGGTTCCGGTAAGGTTTATCATACTTACTATGCGCTTGAACCCAGAGTGGGGGTGGTATACAAGCTGTCGGAAAGTTCTTCCGTGAAAGCCAATTATGCACGCAATATCCAGTTTATTCAGCTGGCCAACAGTTCCTCATCGGGCTCTCCGCTGGACTTATGGTTCCCTTGCAGTCCGAATGTAAAACCTCAGAAAGTGGACATGGTATCTACCGGATACTTTCGCAATTTTAACCGGAATGCATTTGAAACATCGGTAGAGGTGTATTATAAGAAAATGAATAATGTGGTTGACTTTGCAGATCATGCACAACTGTTGCTGAACTCTAAGCTTGAAGGTGAAATAAGGACCGGTACAGGACAGGCTTATGGCGCTGAATTTATGGTGAGAAAGAACACGGGAAGACTGACTGGATTCATTAATTATACTCTGTCGCGTTCGGAACGTACTATTCCTGAAATTAATAATGGAAAGACGTATCTTTCTCCGTATGACAAAACGCATTGCGTTAATCTTTCCGCTTCTTACGAACTGTCTAAGAAATGGAATATATCGGCTAACTGGGTTTATTCTACCGGTAATCCAACCACTTATCCTACCGGACGATTTGAGGTGAACGGAGAATATTTCCCTATTTATTCGGGAAGAAACGAATATCGCAGACCGGACTATCACCGTTTGGATCTCTCTGTGAACTATGTGCCTAAACATGATTCAAAGAGGCTGTGGACGGGAGAATGGAATTTTTCTTTGTATAATGCTTATGGTCACAAGAATCCGTGGATCATTACGTATGATCAGAATACTCCTTCGGGAGTGCCGGATGCTAAGATGACTTATCTTTTCGGAGCTGTTCCTTCTATTACTTACAATTTTAAATTCTAA
- a CDS encoding DUF4249 domain-containing protein, with protein MLHNRYFSGMSKCYNYFSYVLRLFSVCLLLMFASCTEIIDINTDNSKPVIVIYGAITDIPSFQEVSISSSTGYFDNKTNPKISGAKVTITSGSEEYTLNEVEGTPGLYRTTTKMSGIPGKTYNLQVEVDYNGDGVNEVYEASAKMEEKVQLDSIDVTSQLVSQRNYFSVNMYAQDPSSEDYYMCRYQINDSVYNKISKYIVFDDTSVNGQYIKGLSLGYFPDIKDKSKYSDDEVKEMTFMAEGDSVKFQLSRITKGYYRFLFQCQQEKNGEDPFFGGPLSNIDTNISNGGTGYFAAFAVSEAKGVAPKQDISNEK; from the coding sequence ATGTTACATAATAGATATTTTTCAGGCATGTCAAAATGCTATAATTATTTTTCATACGTGCTCAGACTATTCTCTGTCTGCCTGTTGTTGATGTTCGCAAGTTGCACAGAGATTATTGATATTAATACGGACAATTCTAAACCGGTGATTGTAATCTACGGTGCTATTACTGATATACCTTCTTTTCAGGAGGTGAGCATAAGTAGTTCTACTGGTTATTTTGATAATAAGACTAATCCGAAGATTTCAGGAGCGAAGGTAACTATCACATCGGGCAGTGAGGAATATACACTTAATGAGGTGGAGGGTACCCCTGGATTGTATAGAACAACAACTAAGATGAGTGGCATTCCGGGAAAGACTTACAATCTGCAGGTTGAGGTTGACTATAATGGAGATGGAGTGAATGAGGTGTACGAGGCAAGTGCAAAGATGGAAGAGAAAGTACAGCTGGACTCTATAGATGTAACCAGCCAGTTGGTTTCCCAACGCAATTATTTTTCTGTGAATATGTATGCGCAGGACCCTTCTTCCGAGGATTATTACATGTGTCGCTATCAGATAAATGATTCTGTATACAATAAAATAAGCAAATATATAGTTTTTGATGATACCAGTGTCAATGGTCAGTATATAAAAGGATTGTCTCTGGGATATTTTCCGGATATAAAGGACAAAAGCAAATATAGCGATGATGAAGTGAAGGAGATGACTTTTATGGCTGAAGGTGATTCGGTGAAGTTCCAGTTAAGCAGGATTACCAAGGGATATTACAGGTTCCTGTTCCAATGTCAGCAGGAGAAGAATGGTGAAGATCCTTTCTTTGGAGGTCCGTTAAGTAACATAGATACAAACATATCAAACGGAGGTACAGGTTATTTTGCTGCTTTTGCTGTTTCAGAGGCGAAAGGGGTGGCTCCTAAACAAGATATAAGTAATGAAAAGTAA
- a CDS encoding histidine kinase — protein sequence MKSKINDFSKDFLTNFATNRKYRGLHHISLLLFVLGFILTDTKKNYTGNWDIYVNTAMFNYFIGIIYFNMYVLVPRLLFRERAALYLLAIAGVTLGTYFFFLGVEYSVLRPYELVHKSFNIPDMMVNIFGFCFLFSVFIGPSTFFKLLQQWMRDTNRIHELEKATIESELEQLKKQVNPHFLFNTLNNVNVLTQTDPEKASQVLTRLSDLIRFQLYDSVKELIFLNADIHFLTDYLNLEKIRRDNFEFTISTKGEISNQLIPPLLFIPFVENAAKYSLDSEDKSYIYIQFEVEKNILYFVCLNSKPQKKIVPGKDSGLGLANVRRRLDLLYDEKYSLDIKEDDRTYQVNLCLILKK from the coding sequence ATGAAAAGTAAGATTAACGATTTCTCAAAAGATTTTCTGACAAATTTTGCTACAAATAGAAAGTATAGAGGGTTGCATCACATTTCTTTGTTACTTTTTGTACTTGGCTTTATTCTTACCGATACAAAGAAAAATTATACAGGCAACTGGGATATTTATGTGAATACTGCCATGTTTAATTATTTTATTGGGATCATATATTTTAATATGTATGTGCTGGTTCCCAGGCTCTTATTTAGAGAAAGGGCGGCTTTGTATCTGCTTGCCATAGCAGGAGTTACATTAGGTACTTATTTCTTTTTTCTAGGTGTGGAATATTCTGTGTTAAGGCCTTATGAGTTAGTTCACAAGTCTTTTAATATTCCTGATATGATGGTAAATATTTTTGGCTTTTGTTTCCTTTTCAGCGTCTTTATCGGGCCTTCTACTTTTTTTAAACTTCTTCAGCAGTGGATGAGAGATACTAACCGAATTCATGAACTGGAAAAGGCTACTATAGAATCGGAACTGGAACAGCTTAAGAAACAGGTAAATCCGCACTTTTTGTTCAATACGCTCAATAATGTAAATGTACTTACTCAGACTGATCCGGAAAAGGCTTCGCAAGTGCTTACCAGGTTAAGTGATTTGATTCGCTTTCAGTTGTACGACAGTGTGAAGGAGTTGATATTCCTGAATGCTGATATTCACTTCCTGACCGATTATCTGAATCTGGAGAAGATACGGAGAGATAATTTTGAGTTTACCATATCCACTAAGGGAGAGATTAGTAACCAACTGATTCCTCCGCTGCTGTTTATTCCTTTTGTTGAAAATGCTGCCAAATACAGTCTGGATTCAGAAGATAAATCTTACATTTACATTCAGTTTGAAGTTGAAAAAAATATATTGTATTTTGTCTGTCTGAATTCGAAACCGCAGAAAAAGATTGTTCCCGGCAAAGATAGTGGTCTGGGACTAGCCAATGTCAGGAGGAGACTTGATCTGCTTTACGATGAAAAATATTCTCTGGATATAAAGGAGGATGACAGAACTTACCAGGTAAACCTGTGTTTAATTCTAAAAAAGTAA
- a CDS encoding LytTR family DNA-binding domain-containing protein, producing MNCIVVDDEPLAREGIGLLVKKIKGLNLVASVNSADAAAKFILSEPIDLVFLDIQMPGTNGIDFAKTIPQDTLVIFTTAYSEYALNSYEVDAIDYLLKPITLSRFQKAVDKAFSYHDMLQSKVNSHIESVETDFIFVKSERRIFKIYFKDIRYIEGLKDYVVIYTQDAKIITAINLKNIYEQLPQNIFIRVSKSYIVNLSHIDSLDNNDIQIGTQKIPIGNSFREYLFDKFISKKILSNK from the coding sequence ATGAATTGTATTGTGGTTGATGACGAACCTTTGGCAAGAGAGGGTATAGGGCTTTTAGTTAAGAAGATAAAGGGGCTGAATCTGGTTGCCAGTGTGAACAGTGCGGATGCTGCGGCTAAGTTTATACTCTCTGAACCTATAGATCTGGTTTTTCTGGATATTCAGATGCCCGGAACGAATGGTATTGATTTTGCTAAAACCATTCCTCAGGATACGCTGGTTATCTTTACAACAGCTTATTCGGAATATGCGCTTAACAGTTATGAGGTGGATGCGATTGATTATCTTTTGAAACCAATTACTCTCAGTCGTTTTCAGAAAGCCGTGGATAAGGCTTTCTCTTATCACGATATGTTACAATCCAAGGTGAACAGCCATATTGAATCTGTTGAGACGGATTTTATATTCGTAAAGTCGGAACGCCGGATATTTAAGATTTACTTTAAGGATATTCGCTATATTGAGGGACTGAAAGATTATGTGGTGATCTATACTCAGGATGCGAAGATCATTACGGCCATCAACCTGAAAAATATATATGAGCAGTTGCCACAGAATATTTTTATCCGTGTGAGTAAGTCGTATATAGTCAATTTGTCTCACATTGATTCTCTGGATAATAATGATATTCAGATTGGAACTCAGAAGATTCCTATCGGCAACAGTTTCCGGGAATATCTTTTTGATAAATTTATTTCGAAAAAGATTCTGAGCAATAAATAG
- a CDS encoding T9SS type A sorting domain-containing protein, with translation MKTNVLKLITFLFIGSGMLAKASAQEATYLVDDFEGANKGWNTVACYQDIRDNDHKEGLNTSNKVLFTNRGVNNDNWSGAILNLSTPVKGYNYVHIKMYRNNTNKPNLKVSENPAADLEPINTISMVANQWQDVVFDVSAYKETGINFIMIMVDRTSPLDAEAYLLADDIIMSNDPTPRTNGTGGGEVESEYCDNEVRHLNDPNGAADSKVYLTISNVDANTLMVKVKAPEGGKLLDVLQVNAPFAVITGADVDEGGSQSLEATVQYPTAPTGDVTLQILWSNPGWPGRWMIDNLTVPFNGKCNVVISDTESPVMTSAEVSGELTYNSVKLKLAATDNATSPIVKFIANDELNGITNKALTADAAGYVTIDGLKPGTIYNLIITAKDAANNLSKNSQTVTFTTIERTSECSGDKGHFAPANAEKKIHYTIAYKNGNITYTIAPLDNAKDITFALLQVNSVGYNMTVANDGKSATYTTTGNSGDIQNILFVYAVTGMAGNEMTAENCSSPSAIYYVVGACENSSTGIYTTEDDLKVTPNPVRNLLTIDSAKEISSIVVYNQMGQIIKTIPVNGNHKAFDMSNLSAGNYLVNIHHANGKNKVVKIIKQ, from the coding sequence ATGAAAACAAATGTATTAAAATTAATCACATTCCTCTTTATCGGATCAGGAATGCTTGCCAAGGCTAGTGCGCAAGAGGCTACTTATTTAGTTGATGATTTTGAGGGTGCCAATAAAGGCTGGAATACAGTAGCATGCTACCAGGATATTAGGGACAATGATCATAAAGAAGGCCTAAACACTAGCAACAAAGTATTATTTACCAATCGCGGGGTAAACAATGACAACTGGTCCGGAGCAATATTAAATCTTTCCACTCCTGTTAAAGGTTATAATTATGTACATATTAAAATGTACCGGAACAATACAAATAAGCCGAATCTAAAAGTGTCCGAAAACCCAGCCGCTGATTTGGAGCCAATCAACACTATTTCTATGGTAGCCAATCAATGGCAGGACGTTGTTTTCGATGTTTCAGCTTATAAAGAAACCGGAATCAATTTTATTATGATTATGGTAGATCGTACGTCTCCTTTGGATGCAGAGGCATATTTACTTGCTGATGATATCATTATGAGCAATGATCCAACCCCACGAACAAACGGTACTGGGGGTGGAGAAGTTGAATCTGAATATTGCGACAATGAAGTCAGACATCTTAATGATCCAAATGGAGCTGCTGACTCAAAAGTATATTTAACGATTTCCAATGTTGATGCAAACACACTGATGGTAAAAGTAAAAGCACCTGAAGGTGGAAAATTGCTCGATGTATTACAAGTAAATGCACCTTTTGCCGTAATTACCGGTGCCGATGTAGATGAAGGTGGTTCACAAAGTCTTGAAGCCACAGTACAATATCCTACAGCTCCAACAGGTGATGTAACACTTCAGATTTTATGGAGTAATCCGGGATGGCCAGGACGTTGGATGATTGATAACCTCACTGTTCCTTTCAATGGAAAATGTAATGTGGTAATCAGCGATACAGAATCTCCGGTTATGACTTCTGCGGAAGTCTCTGGAGAGCTAACTTATAATTCAGTAAAACTGAAACTGGCAGCAACAGATAATGCAACCTCTCCTATTGTGAAATTTATTGCGAATGATGAACTTAATGGAATTACAAACAAAGCATTAACAGCTGATGCTGCAGGTTATGTAACTATTGACGGGCTAAAGCCTGGCACAATTTATAACCTGATTATTACAGCAAAAGATGCAGCAAACAATTTATCAAAGAACTCTCAGACTGTTACATTTACAACTATTGAACGTACAAGTGAATGTAGCGGAGATAAAGGACATTTTGCTCCTGCTAATGCAGAAAAAAAGATTCATTATACTATTGCATACAAAAATGGAAACATTACATATACTATTGCTCCTCTTGACAATGCTAAAGATATTACATTCGCTCTTTTACAAGTAAATAGCGTCGGATACAACATGACTGTTGCTAACGATGGTAAAAGTGCAACCTACACAACAACAGGAAATAGTGGTGATATTCAAAATATTCTATTTGTTTATGCCGTAACTGGTATGGCAGGAAATGAGATGACAGCTGAGAACTGTTCTAGCCCTTCAGCGATCTATTATGTAGTAGGTGCATGTGAGAATAGTTCTACTGGCATATATACTACAGAAGATGACTTAAAAGTAACCCCTAACCCGGTTCGTAATCTATTAACGATCGATTCAGCTAAAGAAATTTCTTCTATTGTTGTGTATAATCAAATGGGACAGATCATAAAAACCATTCCTGTAAACGGAAATCATAAAGCATTCGACATGAGTAATCTATCTGCAGGTAATTACTTAGTTAATATTCATCATGCGAATGGAAAGAATAAAGTTGTAAAAATTATCAAACAGTAA
- the bglX gene encoding beta-glucosidase BglX has protein sequence MLKLFRLNRLLALGLATFSLVSYGQSNKFEEQKITELLSKMTLQEKIGQMNQVSSAGLTDDMKGQIRSGKVGSILNELDAKTVNELQRIAIEESRLKIPLIIARDVIHGFKTIFPIPLGQAASWNLEIAKNGARIASLEATASGIRWTFAPMIDVARDPRWGRIAESCGEDPYLTSLMGEAMIKGFQGDNLNSPSSMAACAKHFAAYGASESGKDYNTTWIPESLLRETYLPPFEKAVKAGVATFMCSFNDINGVPSSGNYFLNKQILRNEWKYDGMLVSDWGSIEQMIPHGFCSNLKEATEKAVLARVDMDMMGYAYTNYLEELVRSGKVDEKILDESVRNILRLKFRLGLFKNPYTKIQTQMPYYLPESLQQAKEAAIESAILLKNTNSILPLSSSIKSVAVIGPLSDSPADQLGTWCFDAEPEHCITPLMAIRDTYGKKVQVIAEKGLTYSRDTNEKGIEKAVAAAQKADVILLFAGEEAVLSGEARCRADISLPGKQTELVTALKRTGKPLVVIVMAGRPLTIAKEAELADAMLYAFHGGTMAGAALADLIFGKAIPSGKLPVTLPRMVGQIPIYYAHKNTGRPASNITMINDIKVGAKQTSLGFTSYHLDAGDTPLFPFGYGLSYSTFNYSDIKLSSNTISEGNILTVSCDITNTGNYDANEVVQLYIRDKVGSLIRPVKELKGFEKVFIKANETHTVSFHITSEDLAYWQADMVKRPENGEFTVWIAPNSQSGKGADFNYQQNK, from the coding sequence ATGCTTAAATTGTTCAGATTAAATAGGCTATTAGCTTTAGGATTGGCAACATTTTCATTGGTGAGCTACGGACAGAGCAACAAATTCGAAGAACAAAAAATAACAGAATTACTTTCTAAAATGACTTTGCAGGAGAAGATAGGCCAGATGAATCAGGTTAGCAGTGCTGGACTGACTGACGATATGAAAGGCCAAATCCGTTCTGGAAAAGTTGGTTCTATATTAAATGAACTTGATGCAAAAACGGTTAACGAATTGCAACGAATTGCAATTGAAGAAAGCCGTCTTAAAATACCGCTAATTATAGCTCGTGATGTGATTCATGGTTTCAAAACTATATTTCCAATTCCTTTGGGACAAGCTGCTTCATGGAACCTAGAGATAGCTAAAAATGGTGCTCGTATAGCTTCTCTTGAAGCTACAGCTTCAGGAATCAGATGGACCTTTGCACCAATGATTGATGTCGCCCGTGATCCACGATGGGGACGTATAGCCGAGTCTTGCGGTGAAGATCCCTATCTGACATCTTTGATGGGTGAAGCGATGATCAAAGGCTTTCAAGGAGACAATCTGAATTCACCCAGCAGCATGGCTGCATGCGCCAAACATTTTGCAGCTTACGGAGCTTCGGAGTCTGGCAAAGACTACAATACAACATGGATTCCCGAGTCTCTACTGAGAGAAACTTATCTGCCTCCATTTGAAAAAGCAGTTAAGGCTGGGGTAGCAACATTCATGTGTTCATTCAACGATATTAACGGAGTACCATCTTCAGGAAACTATTTTTTAAACAAGCAGATCTTAAGAAATGAATGGAAGTATGATGGAATGTTGGTTAGTGATTGGGGGTCTATAGAACAGATGATACCTCATGGCTTTTGTTCAAACCTAAAAGAGGCCACAGAGAAAGCCGTCTTGGCCAGAGTCGATATGGATATGATGGGCTATGCCTACACCAATTATCTAGAAGAACTTGTACGTTCGGGTAAAGTAGACGAGAAAATATTGGATGAGTCAGTCCGCAACATCCTTCGTTTAAAGTTTCGGCTCGGGCTATTCAAGAATCCGTATACTAAAATACAAACTCAGATGCCTTATTATTTGCCTGAATCACTTCAGCAAGCAAAAGAAGCAGCCATAGAGAGTGCTATTTTATTAAAAAATACCAACTCTATTCTTCCTCTTAGCTCATCTATAAAATCAGTTGCTGTTATTGGCCCACTCTCTGATTCCCCCGCCGACCAATTGGGTACCTGGTGTTTTGATGCAGAGCCTGAACATTGTATAACTCCACTAATGGCCATTCGTGATACATATGGAAAGAAAGTACAGGTAATTGCAGAAAAAGGACTTACTTATAGCCGTGATACAAACGAAAAAGGCATAGAGAAAGCTGTTGCAGCTGCACAAAAAGCCGATGTGATTCTTCTTTTTGCCGGTGAAGAAGCAGTCTTGTCAGGAGAAGCACGCTGCCGTGCCGATATCAGTTTGCCAGGGAAACAAACAGAGCTAGTTACTGCACTTAAGAGAACAGGGAAACCTTTGGTAGTAATCGTTATGGCCGGTCGTCCTCTCACTATAGCCAAAGAGGCAGAACTAGCTGATGCTATGTTATATGCTTTTCATGGAGGTACAATGGCCGGGGCAGCTTTGGCCGATTTGATTTTCGGAAAGGCAATACCTTCCGGCAAGCTACCGGTAACCTTACCACGTATGGTAGGACAAATACCCATCTATTATGCTCATAAAAACACGGGTAGACCAGCCAGCAATATTACTATGATCAATGATATCAAAGTTGGAGCTAAACAAACATCACTAGGTTTTACAAGCTACCATCTTGATGCAGGTGATACCCCACTATTCCCCTTCGGATATGGCTTGTCATACAGTACATTTAATTACAGTGACATAAAGCTTTCATCAAATACTATCAGCGAAGGAAATATATTGACCGTTTCCTGTGATATAACTAATACAGGAAATTATGATGCAAATGAAGTGGTTCAGTTATACATTCGTGATAAAGTAGGTTCTCTTATAAGACCTGTAAAGGAACTGAAAGGCTTTGAAAAAGTGTTCATTAAAGCCAATGAAACCCATACAGTAAGCTTTCATATTACTTCTGAAGATCTTGCCTATTGGCAAGCCGATATGGTAAAGCGCCCTGAAAATGGAGAATTCACCGTATGGATTGCTCCTAATAGTCAAAGTGGCAAAGGAGCAGACTTTAACTATCAACAAAACAAATAG